The following proteins are encoded in a genomic region of Neovison vison isolate M4711 chromosome 12, ASM_NN_V1, whole genome shotgun sequence:
- the HDAC10 gene encoding polyamine deacetylase HDAC10 isoform X3, which produces MRTALVYHEEMTAARLLWDDPECEIERPERLTAAVERLQQGGLEQRCLQLAAREASEAELGLVHSPEYVSLMRGTQALSTEELQALSAQYDAVYFHPSTFHCARLAAGAALQLVDAVLTGTAHNGLALVRPPGHHSQRAAANGFCVFNNVAIAARYAQKQHGVHRILIVDWDVHHGQGIQYIFEEDPSVLYFSWHRYEHGRFWPYLRESDADAVGLGPGRGFTVNLPWNQVGMGDADYVAAFLHVLLPVAFEFDPELVLISAGFDSAIGDPEGQMQATPECFAHLTQLLQVLAGGRVCAVLEGGYHLESLSQSVCMVVKALLGDPAPPLLGPMVPQHSALESIQSVRAAQAPHWTSLWQQGSTPTLSLSTCSPERTPSPVSPGGPKCKAAEAQTSAVLSSLLDQLHLSATPPVRMAIALTAPAAALVLPPDILRQEESASREETLAWARLHEALTQDTAFTALGKVLHLLNGILDGQVSSGIATTPAAASTLEVVLGQGLSHGAQRVFCVALGQLDRPPDLANDGRTLWLNIRGKEAAALSTFHVSVPLSGTTGGFLSCILALVLPLAYGFQPDLVLLALGPAHGLQDPQAALLAALLRGPAGGRVLVLMEQTTCRPWCT; this is translated from the exons ATGAGGACGGCGCTCGTGTACCACGAGGAAATGACAGCCGCGCGGCTGCTCTGGGACGA CCCCGAGTGTGAGATCGAGCGTCCTGAGCGCCTGACCGCCGCCGTGGAGCGTCTGCAGCAGGGTGGCCTGGAGCAGAGGTGTCTACAGTTGGCAGCTCGAGAGGCCTCGGAGGCGGAGCTGGGCCTGGTGCACAG cCCAGAGTATGTGTCCCTGATGCGAGGAACCCAGGCCTTGAGCACCGAGGAACTACAGGCGCTGTCTGCACAGTACGATGCTGTCTACTTCCACCCG agTACCTTCCACTGCGCCCGGCTGGCCGCGGGAGCTGCGCTGCAGCTGGTGGACGCTGTGCTGACCGGAACTGCACACAATGGGCTCGCCCTGGTGAG ACCTCCTGGGCACCACAGCCAGAGGGCTGCTGCCAACGGATTTTGTGTGTTCAACAACGTGGCCATAGCAGCCAGATATGCCCAGAAGCAGCACGGTGTGCACAG GATCCTCATTGTCGACTGGGATGTCCACCACGGTCAGGGCATCCAGTATATCTTCGAGGAAGACCCCAG tgttctttatttctcctggCACCGCTATGAGCACGGTCGCTTTTGGCCTTATCTTCGGGAGTCAGATGCAGACGCTGTTGGGCTAGGGCCGGGCCGAGGCTTCACAGTCAACCTGCCCTGGAACCAG GTCGGGATGGGCGATGCGGATTACGTGGCCGCCTTCCTGCACGTGCTGCTCCCTGTGGCCTTTGAG TTTGACCCTGAGCTGGTGCTCATCTCAGCAGGCTTTGACTCGGCGATTGGGGATCCCGAG GGGCAGATGCAGGCCACTCCTGAGTGCTTCGCCCACCTCACGCAGCTGCTGCAAGTGCTGGCCGGAGGCCGGGTCTGTGCTGTGCTGGAG GGAGGCTATCACCTGGAGTCGCTGTCCCAGTCCGTGTGCATGGTGGTGAAGGCGCTGCTGGGTGACCCTGCCCCGCCCCTGTTGGGGCCCATGGTGCCTCAGCACAG TGCCCTGGAGTCCATCCAGAGCGTTCGGGCAGCCCAGGCCCCTCACTGGACCAGCCTTTGGCAGCAAG GGTCGACCCCCACACTGAGTCTCAGCACGTGCTCCCCAGAGAGGACACCCTCCCCTGTGTCGCCTGGGGGACCCAAATGCAAGGCAGCGGAGGCCCAGACCTCGGCTGTTCTGAGTTCACTCCTGGACCAGCTGCACCTCTCTGCCACACCCCCTGTCCGCATGGCTATTGCCCTGACTGCGCCGGCTGCTGCCCTGGTCCTGCCCCCCGACATCCTCCGTCAGGAGGAGTCAGCCTCAAGGGAGGAGACACTGGCCTGGGCCAG GCTGCACGAGGCCCTGACCCAGGACACGGCTTTCACTGCACTTGGGAAGGTCCTGCATCTGTTGAATGGGATCCTGGATGGACAG GTGAGCAGCGGCATCGCGACAACCCCAGCGGCAGCCTCCACTCTGGAGGTGGTCCTTGGACAGGGCTTGTCCCACGGAGCCCAGAG GGTGTTCTGTGTGGCTTTGGGACAGCTGGATCGGCCCCCAGACCTTGCCAATGATGG GAGGACCCTGTGGCTGAACATCAGAGGCAAAGAAGCAGCTGCCCTTTCTACATTCCACGTGTCTGTGCCGCTGTCAGGG ACGACGGGTGGGTTCTTGAGCTGCATCCTGGCGCTTGTGCTGCCCCTGGCCTATGGCTTCCAGCCTGACCTGGTGCTGCTGGCGCTCGGACCAGCCCATGGCCTCCAGGACCCCCAAGCTGCACTCCTGGCTGCACTTCTGCGGGGGCCAGCGGGGGGCCGAGTCTTGGTCCTCATGGAGCAG ACGACCTGCAGGCCCTGGTGCACTTGA
- the HDAC10 gene encoding polyamine deacetylase HDAC10 isoform X1, which yields MRTALVYHEEMTAARLLWDDPECEIERPERLTAAVERLQQGGLEQRCLQLAAREASEAELGLVHSPEYVSLMRGTQALSTEELQALSAQYDAVYFHPSTFHCARLAAGAALQLVDAVLTGTAHNGLALVRPPGHHSQRAAANGFCVFNNVAIAARYAQKQHGVHRILIVDWDVHHGQGIQYIFEEDPSVLYFSWHRYEHGRFWPYLRESDADAVGLGPGRGFTVNLPWNQVGMGDADYVAAFLHVLLPVAFEFDPELVLISAGFDSAIGDPEGQMQATPECFAHLTQLLQVLAGGRVCAVLEGGYHLESLSQSVCMVVKALLGDPAPPLLGPMVPQHSALESIQSVRAAQAPHWTSLWQQGSTPTLSLSTCSPERTPSPVSPGGPKCKAAEAQTSAVLSSLLDQLHLSATPPVRMAIALTAPAAALVLPPDILRQEESASREETLAWARLHEALTQDTAFTALGKVLHLLNGILDGQVSSGIATTPAAASTLEVVLGQGLSHGAQRVFCVALGQLDRPPDLANDGRTLWLNIRGKEAAALSTFHVSVPLSGTTGGFLSCILALVLPLAYGFQPDLVLLALGPAHGLQDPQAALLAALLRGPAGGRVLVLMEQESTCQLVGVLARVLHGEPPPSLGPFSMASPDDLQALVHLRGQLEAQWEMLQVAAPSGVP from the exons ATGAGGACGGCGCTCGTGTACCACGAGGAAATGACAGCCGCGCGGCTGCTCTGGGACGA CCCCGAGTGTGAGATCGAGCGTCCTGAGCGCCTGACCGCCGCCGTGGAGCGTCTGCAGCAGGGTGGCCTGGAGCAGAGGTGTCTACAGTTGGCAGCTCGAGAGGCCTCGGAGGCGGAGCTGGGCCTGGTGCACAG cCCAGAGTATGTGTCCCTGATGCGAGGAACCCAGGCCTTGAGCACCGAGGAACTACAGGCGCTGTCTGCACAGTACGATGCTGTCTACTTCCACCCG agTACCTTCCACTGCGCCCGGCTGGCCGCGGGAGCTGCGCTGCAGCTGGTGGACGCTGTGCTGACCGGAACTGCACACAATGGGCTCGCCCTGGTGAG ACCTCCTGGGCACCACAGCCAGAGGGCTGCTGCCAACGGATTTTGTGTGTTCAACAACGTGGCCATAGCAGCCAGATATGCCCAGAAGCAGCACGGTGTGCACAG GATCCTCATTGTCGACTGGGATGTCCACCACGGTCAGGGCATCCAGTATATCTTCGAGGAAGACCCCAG tgttctttatttctcctggCACCGCTATGAGCACGGTCGCTTTTGGCCTTATCTTCGGGAGTCAGATGCAGACGCTGTTGGGCTAGGGCCGGGCCGAGGCTTCACAGTCAACCTGCCCTGGAACCAG GTCGGGATGGGCGATGCGGATTACGTGGCCGCCTTCCTGCACGTGCTGCTCCCTGTGGCCTTTGAG TTTGACCCTGAGCTGGTGCTCATCTCAGCAGGCTTTGACTCGGCGATTGGGGATCCCGAG GGGCAGATGCAGGCCACTCCTGAGTGCTTCGCCCACCTCACGCAGCTGCTGCAAGTGCTGGCCGGAGGCCGGGTCTGTGCTGTGCTGGAG GGAGGCTATCACCTGGAGTCGCTGTCCCAGTCCGTGTGCATGGTGGTGAAGGCGCTGCTGGGTGACCCTGCCCCGCCCCTGTTGGGGCCCATGGTGCCTCAGCACAG TGCCCTGGAGTCCATCCAGAGCGTTCGGGCAGCCCAGGCCCCTCACTGGACCAGCCTTTGGCAGCAAG GGTCGACCCCCACACTGAGTCTCAGCACGTGCTCCCCAGAGAGGACACCCTCCCCTGTGTCGCCTGGGGGACCCAAATGCAAGGCAGCGGAGGCCCAGACCTCGGCTGTTCTGAGTTCACTCCTGGACCAGCTGCACCTCTCTGCCACACCCCCTGTCCGCATGGCTATTGCCCTGACTGCGCCGGCTGCTGCCCTGGTCCTGCCCCCCGACATCCTCCGTCAGGAGGAGTCAGCCTCAAGGGAGGAGACACTGGCCTGGGCCAG GCTGCACGAGGCCCTGACCCAGGACACGGCTTTCACTGCACTTGGGAAGGTCCTGCATCTGTTGAATGGGATCCTGGATGGACAG GTGAGCAGCGGCATCGCGACAACCCCAGCGGCAGCCTCCACTCTGGAGGTGGTCCTTGGACAGGGCTTGTCCCACGGAGCCCAGAG GGTGTTCTGTGTGGCTTTGGGACAGCTGGATCGGCCCCCAGACCTTGCCAATGATGG GAGGACCCTGTGGCTGAACATCAGAGGCAAAGAAGCAGCTGCCCTTTCTACATTCCACGTGTCTGTGCCGCTGTCAGGG ACGACGGGTGGGTTCTTGAGCTGCATCCTGGCGCTTGTGCTGCCCCTGGCCTATGGCTTCCAGCCTGACCTGGTGCTGCTGGCGCTCGGACCAGCCCATGGCCTCCAGGACCCCCAAGCTGCACTCCTGGCTGCACTTCTGCGGGGGCCAGCGGGGGGCCGAGTCTTGGTCCTCATGGAGCAG GAGTCCACATGCCAGCTTGTGGGGGTCCTGGCCCGGGTGTTGCATGGAGAGCCTCCCCCCAGCCTGGGTCCCTTCTCCATGGCCTCCCCAGACGACCTGCAGGCCCTGGTGCACTTGAGAGGGCAGCTGGAAGCACAGTGGGAGATGCTGCAGGTGGCTG CTCCTTCTGGAGTGCCATGA
- the HDAC10 gene encoding polyamine deacetylase HDAC10 isoform X4 yields the protein MGQGTVSPEYVSLMRGTQALSTEELQALSAQYDAVYFHPSTFHCARLAAGAALQLVDAVLTGTAHNGLALVRPPGHHSQRAAANGFCVFNNVAIAARYAQKQHGVHRILIVDWDVHHGQGIQYIFEEDPSVLYFSWHRYEHGRFWPYLRESDADAVGLGPGRGFTVNLPWNQVGMGDADYVAAFLHVLLPVAFEFDPELVLISAGFDSAIGDPEGQMQATPECFAHLTQLLQVLAGGRVCAVLEGGYHLESLSQSVCMVVKALLGDPAPPLLGPMVPQHSALESIQSVRAAQAPHWTSLWQQGSTPTLSLSTCSPERTPSPVSPGGPKCKAAEAQTSAVLSSLLDQLHLSATPPVRMAIALTAPAAALVLPPDILRQEESASREETLAWARLHEALTQDTAFTALGKVLHLLNGILDGQVSSGIATTPAAASTLEVVLGQGLSHGAQRVFCVALGQLDRPPDLANDGRTLWLNIRGKEAAALSTFHVSVPLSGTTGGFLSCILALVLPLAYGFQPDLVLLALGPAHGLQDPQAALLAALLRGPAGGRVLVLMEQESTCQLVGVLARVLHGEPPPSLGPFSMASPDDLQALVHLRGQLEAQWEMLQVAAPSGVP from the exons ATGGGGCAGGGAACAGTGAG cCCAGAGTATGTGTCCCTGATGCGAGGAACCCAGGCCTTGAGCACCGAGGAACTACAGGCGCTGTCTGCACAGTACGATGCTGTCTACTTCCACCCG agTACCTTCCACTGCGCCCGGCTGGCCGCGGGAGCTGCGCTGCAGCTGGTGGACGCTGTGCTGACCGGAACTGCACACAATGGGCTCGCCCTGGTGAG ACCTCCTGGGCACCACAGCCAGAGGGCTGCTGCCAACGGATTTTGTGTGTTCAACAACGTGGCCATAGCAGCCAGATATGCCCAGAAGCAGCACGGTGTGCACAG GATCCTCATTGTCGACTGGGATGTCCACCACGGTCAGGGCATCCAGTATATCTTCGAGGAAGACCCCAG tgttctttatttctcctggCACCGCTATGAGCACGGTCGCTTTTGGCCTTATCTTCGGGAGTCAGATGCAGACGCTGTTGGGCTAGGGCCGGGCCGAGGCTTCACAGTCAACCTGCCCTGGAACCAG GTCGGGATGGGCGATGCGGATTACGTGGCCGCCTTCCTGCACGTGCTGCTCCCTGTGGCCTTTGAG TTTGACCCTGAGCTGGTGCTCATCTCAGCAGGCTTTGACTCGGCGATTGGGGATCCCGAG GGGCAGATGCAGGCCACTCCTGAGTGCTTCGCCCACCTCACGCAGCTGCTGCAAGTGCTGGCCGGAGGCCGGGTCTGTGCTGTGCTGGAG GGAGGCTATCACCTGGAGTCGCTGTCCCAGTCCGTGTGCATGGTGGTGAAGGCGCTGCTGGGTGACCCTGCCCCGCCCCTGTTGGGGCCCATGGTGCCTCAGCACAG TGCCCTGGAGTCCATCCAGAGCGTTCGGGCAGCCCAGGCCCCTCACTGGACCAGCCTTTGGCAGCAAG GGTCGACCCCCACACTGAGTCTCAGCACGTGCTCCCCAGAGAGGACACCCTCCCCTGTGTCGCCTGGGGGACCCAAATGCAAGGCAGCGGAGGCCCAGACCTCGGCTGTTCTGAGTTCACTCCTGGACCAGCTGCACCTCTCTGCCACACCCCCTGTCCGCATGGCTATTGCCCTGACTGCGCCGGCTGCTGCCCTGGTCCTGCCCCCCGACATCCTCCGTCAGGAGGAGTCAGCCTCAAGGGAGGAGACACTGGCCTGGGCCAG GCTGCACGAGGCCCTGACCCAGGACACGGCTTTCACTGCACTTGGGAAGGTCCTGCATCTGTTGAATGGGATCCTGGATGGACAG GTGAGCAGCGGCATCGCGACAACCCCAGCGGCAGCCTCCACTCTGGAGGTGGTCCTTGGACAGGGCTTGTCCCACGGAGCCCAGAG GGTGTTCTGTGTGGCTTTGGGACAGCTGGATCGGCCCCCAGACCTTGCCAATGATGG GAGGACCCTGTGGCTGAACATCAGAGGCAAAGAAGCAGCTGCCCTTTCTACATTCCACGTGTCTGTGCCGCTGTCAGGG ACGACGGGTGGGTTCTTGAGCTGCATCCTGGCGCTTGTGCTGCCCCTGGCCTATGGCTTCCAGCCTGACCTGGTGCTGCTGGCGCTCGGACCAGCCCATGGCCTCCAGGACCCCCAAGCTGCACTCCTGGCTGCACTTCTGCGGGGGCCAGCGGGGGGCCGAGTCTTGGTCCTCATGGAGCAG GAGTCCACATGCCAGCTTGTGGGGGTCCTGGCCCGGGTGTTGCATGGAGAGCCTCCCCCCAGCCTGGGTCCCTTCTCCATGGCCTCCCCAGACGACCTGCAGGCCCTGGTGCACTTGAGAGGGCAGCTGGAAGCACAGTGGGAGATGCTGCAGGTGGCTG CTCCTTCTGGAGTGCCATGA
- the HDAC10 gene encoding polyamine deacetylase HDAC10 isoform X2, which yields MRTALVYHEEMTAARLLWDDPECEIERPERLTAAVERLQQGGLEQRCLQLAAREASEAELGLVHSPEYVSLMRGTQALSTEELQALSAQYDAVYFHPSTFHCARLAAGAALQLVDAVLTGTAHNGLALVRPPGHHSQRAAANGFCVFNNVAIAARYAQKQHGVHRILIVDWDVHHGQGIQYIFEEDPSVLYFSWHRYEHGRFWPYLRESDADAVGLGPGRGFTVNLPWNQVGMGDADYVAAFLHVLLPVAFEFDPELVLISAGFDSAIGDPEGQMQATPECFAHLTQLLQVLAGGRVCAVLEGGYHLESLSQSVCMVVKALLGDPAPPLLGPMVPQHSALESIQSVRAAQAPHWTSLWQQERTPSPVSPGGPKCKAAEAQTSAVLSSLLDQLHLSATPPVRMAIALTAPAAALVLPPDILRQEESASREETLAWARLHEALTQDTAFTALGKVLHLLNGILDGQVSSGIATTPAAASTLEVVLGQGLSHGAQRVFCVALGQLDRPPDLANDGRTLWLNIRGKEAAALSTFHVSVPLSGTTGGFLSCILALVLPLAYGFQPDLVLLALGPAHGLQDPQAALLAALLRGPAGGRVLVLMEQESTCQLVGVLARVLHGEPPPSLGPFSMASPDDLQALVHLRGQLEAQWEMLQVAAPSGVP from the exons ATGAGGACGGCGCTCGTGTACCACGAGGAAATGACAGCCGCGCGGCTGCTCTGGGACGA CCCCGAGTGTGAGATCGAGCGTCCTGAGCGCCTGACCGCCGCCGTGGAGCGTCTGCAGCAGGGTGGCCTGGAGCAGAGGTGTCTACAGTTGGCAGCTCGAGAGGCCTCGGAGGCGGAGCTGGGCCTGGTGCACAG cCCAGAGTATGTGTCCCTGATGCGAGGAACCCAGGCCTTGAGCACCGAGGAACTACAGGCGCTGTCTGCACAGTACGATGCTGTCTACTTCCACCCG agTACCTTCCACTGCGCCCGGCTGGCCGCGGGAGCTGCGCTGCAGCTGGTGGACGCTGTGCTGACCGGAACTGCACACAATGGGCTCGCCCTGGTGAG ACCTCCTGGGCACCACAGCCAGAGGGCTGCTGCCAACGGATTTTGTGTGTTCAACAACGTGGCCATAGCAGCCAGATATGCCCAGAAGCAGCACGGTGTGCACAG GATCCTCATTGTCGACTGGGATGTCCACCACGGTCAGGGCATCCAGTATATCTTCGAGGAAGACCCCAG tgttctttatttctcctggCACCGCTATGAGCACGGTCGCTTTTGGCCTTATCTTCGGGAGTCAGATGCAGACGCTGTTGGGCTAGGGCCGGGCCGAGGCTTCACAGTCAACCTGCCCTGGAACCAG GTCGGGATGGGCGATGCGGATTACGTGGCCGCCTTCCTGCACGTGCTGCTCCCTGTGGCCTTTGAG TTTGACCCTGAGCTGGTGCTCATCTCAGCAGGCTTTGACTCGGCGATTGGGGATCCCGAG GGGCAGATGCAGGCCACTCCTGAGTGCTTCGCCCACCTCACGCAGCTGCTGCAAGTGCTGGCCGGAGGCCGGGTCTGTGCTGTGCTGGAG GGAGGCTATCACCTGGAGTCGCTGTCCCAGTCCGTGTGCATGGTGGTGAAGGCGCTGCTGGGTGACCCTGCCCCGCCCCTGTTGGGGCCCATGGTGCCTCAGCACAG TGCCCTGGAGTCCATCCAGAGCGTTCGGGCAGCCCAGGCCCCTCACTGGACCAGCCTTTGGCAGCAAG AGAGGACACCCTCCCCTGTGTCGCCTGGGGGACCCAAATGCAAGGCAGCGGAGGCCCAGACCTCGGCTGTTCTGAGTTCACTCCTGGACCAGCTGCACCTCTCTGCCACACCCCCTGTCCGCATGGCTATTGCCCTGACTGCGCCGGCTGCTGCCCTGGTCCTGCCCCCCGACATCCTCCGTCAGGAGGAGTCAGCCTCAAGGGAGGAGACACTGGCCTGGGCCAG GCTGCACGAGGCCCTGACCCAGGACACGGCTTTCACTGCACTTGGGAAGGTCCTGCATCTGTTGAATGGGATCCTGGATGGACAG GTGAGCAGCGGCATCGCGACAACCCCAGCGGCAGCCTCCACTCTGGAGGTGGTCCTTGGACAGGGCTTGTCCCACGGAGCCCAGAG GGTGTTCTGTGTGGCTTTGGGACAGCTGGATCGGCCCCCAGACCTTGCCAATGATGG GAGGACCCTGTGGCTGAACATCAGAGGCAAAGAAGCAGCTGCCCTTTCTACATTCCACGTGTCTGTGCCGCTGTCAGGG ACGACGGGTGGGTTCTTGAGCTGCATCCTGGCGCTTGTGCTGCCCCTGGCCTATGGCTTCCAGCCTGACCTGGTGCTGCTGGCGCTCGGACCAGCCCATGGCCTCCAGGACCCCCAAGCTGCACTCCTGGCTGCACTTCTGCGGGGGCCAGCGGGGGGCCGAGTCTTGGTCCTCATGGAGCAG GAGTCCACATGCCAGCTTGTGGGGGTCCTGGCCCGGGTGTTGCATGGAGAGCCTCCCCCCAGCCTGGGTCCCTTCTCCATGGCCTCCCCAGACGACCTGCAGGCCCTGGTGCACTTGAGAGGGCAGCTGGAAGCACAGTGGGAGATGCTGCAGGTGGCTG CTCCTTCTGGAGTGCCATGA